One region of Verrucomicrobiota bacterium genomic DNA includes:
- a CDS encoding M20/M25/M40 family metallo-hydrolase, with translation MTSPRFGWLCVLCFASAVAGARPAAGTAASPDFAAAREEMVRILTGFIKVDTSNPPGNETKGAEYLKAFLDREGLASEILELEKGRGSLVARLKGNGKKKPLLLMGHTDVVGVERDKWTVEPFAGLIKDGFVYGRGASDDKGMTSACLEIFLLLHRLKVPLDRDVIFLAEAGEEGTTHVGIDFLVAKHWDKIACEFALNEGGRIYESKGRVQYVGVATAEKVPRPILIAVKGSSGHGSRPRPDNAITHLAMAVAKIGTWQPPMRLNSTTRTFFERLAAISEPADAFLFTHLEDPVLGPIVQEKLRLTQHGYNAMLRTTLTPTIMKGGFRINVIPGDALAMVDCRALPDEDMDTFIGQLRKLIDDPQIEVLPPERGRPATEPSRHDTAMFAAIERAQRKHFAGAVTIPMMLTGATDSAQLRAKGVQAYGLGSVSTDEESTRVHGNDERISIAGLGRFLEFLWTAVTDVAAAK, from the coding sequence ATGACGTCCCCGCGCTTCGGCTGGCTCTGCGTCCTGTGTTTCGCATCGGCCGTTGCAGGCGCGCGCCCGGCCGCCGGCACGGCCGCCTCGCCCGACTTCGCCGCGGCTCGCGAGGAAATGGTCCGCATTCTCACGGGCTTCATCAAAGTGGACACGAGCAATCCGCCGGGCAACGAAACCAAGGGCGCGGAGTATCTGAAGGCCTTCCTCGACCGCGAGGGCCTTGCGTCTGAAATCCTCGAATTGGAAAAAGGCCGCGGCAGCCTCGTCGCCCGGCTCAAGGGCAACGGGAAGAAGAAGCCGCTCCTGCTCATGGGCCACACGGACGTCGTGGGCGTCGAGCGCGACAAGTGGACCGTCGAGCCCTTCGCCGGACTCATCAAGGACGGTTTCGTCTACGGCCGCGGCGCGTCGGATGACAAGGGCATGACCAGCGCTTGCCTCGAAATCTTCCTGCTGCTCCACCGGCTCAAGGTCCCGCTCGACCGCGACGTGATCTTCCTCGCCGAGGCGGGCGAGGAGGGCACGACGCACGTCGGCATTGATTTCCTCGTGGCGAAGCACTGGGACAAGATTGCGTGCGAGTTCGCGCTGAACGAAGGCGGCCGCATCTACGAATCGAAAGGCAGAGTGCAATACGTCGGTGTGGCCACCGCGGAGAAAGTGCCCCGGCCGATCCTCATCGCCGTGAAGGGCTCGAGCGGCCACGGGTCGCGCCCGCGCCCGGACAACGCCATCACCCACCTCGCGATGGCCGTCGCGAAGATCGGCACGTGGCAGCCGCCGATGCGCCTCAACAGCACCACGCGCACGTTCTTCGAGCGACTCGCGGCCATCAGCGAGCCGGCCGATGCGTTCCTGTTCACGCATCTCGAGGATCCCGTGCTCGGCCCGATCGTGCAGGAGAAGCTCCGCCTCACGCAGCACGGCTACAACGCCATGCTCCGCACCACGCTCACTCCCACGATCATGAAGGGCGGCTTCCGCATCAATGTCATCCCCGGCGACGCGCTGGCGATGGTGGACTGCCGCGCGTTGCCGGACGAGGACATGGACACGTTCATCGGACAACTGCGCAAGCTCATTGACGATCCGCAGATCGAGGTCCTCCCGCCCGAGCGCGGCCGGCCCGCCACGGAGCCGTCGCGGCACGACACGGCGATGTTCGCCGCGATCGAACGCGCGCAGCGGAAGCACTTCGCCGGCGCGGTCACGATCCCGATGATGCTCACGGGCGCCACCGACTCGGCGCAGCTCCGCGCGAAGGGCGTGCAGGCCTACGGACTCGGCAGCGTGAGCACCGACGAGGAGTCCACGCGCGTCCACGGCAACGACGAGCGCATCAGCATCGCGGGGCTCGGCAGGTTTCTCGAGTTCCTGTGGACCGCGGTCACGGACGTGGCTGCGGCGAAGTAG
- a CDS encoding glycerophosphodiester phosphodiesterase, whose product MTRPDWIDSMHAMEIIAHRGASHEAPENTPGAFKLAWEQGADAAECDVHLSRDGQVMVIHDATTGRTTGRRGVVAGRTAAGLARLDAGSWKARRWRGECIPTLAQVLDTVPAGKRLFIEIKSGPETVAPLVPVVRHSPLGTRGAVIIGFDLRVMALAKRTMPRVPVYWGLESIPAGVGRRAWPLTTKEIIRLARAARLDGVDVDSRGPIDGRFVRELRGAGLEVFVWTVNSARVARRLARAGVAGITTDRPGWLRKALRD is encoded by the coding sequence ATGACGCGGCCGGACTGGATCGACAGCATGCACGCCATGGAGATCATCGCCCATCGCGGCGCTTCGCACGAGGCGCCCGAGAACACGCCCGGCGCGTTCAAACTTGCGTGGGAACAGGGCGCCGACGCGGCGGAATGCGATGTGCACCTCAGCCGCGACGGACAGGTGATGGTGATTCACGATGCGACGACCGGGCGCACGACCGGTCGTCGCGGCGTTGTCGCCGGGCGAACCGCAGCCGGGTTGGCGCGCCTCGATGCCGGTTCGTGGAAAGCCCGGCGCTGGCGCGGCGAATGCATCCCGACGCTCGCGCAGGTGCTCGATACCGTGCCCGCCGGGAAACGGCTGTTCATCGAGATCAAGTCCGGCCCCGAGACCGTTGCGCCGCTCGTCCCGGTTGTTCGTCACTCGCCGCTGGGAACGCGGGGCGCGGTGATCATCGGCTTCGACCTCCGGGTGATGGCGCTTGCGAAGCGCACCATGCCGCGTGTCCCGGTCTATTGGGGCTTGGAGAGCATCCCCGCCGGGGTTGGCCGCCGGGCGTGGCCGCTCACGACGAAGGAGATCATCCGACTCGCCCGCGCCGCGAGATTGGATGGCGTGGACGTCGATTCACGGGGGCCCATCGATGGCCGTTTCGTTCGCGAACTTCGCGGAGCAGGATTGGAGGTGTTCGTTTGGACGGTGAACAGCGCCCGCGTCGCCCGCCGCCTCGCCCGGGCTGGGGTTGCCGGGATCACGACCGATCGCCCCGGGTGGCTTCGCAAGGCCCTCCGCGATTGA
- the rsmI gene encoding 16S rRNA (cytidine(1402)-2'-O)-methyltransferase, producing the protein MTTPEPPSLPPLSGGTLYLVATPIGNLEDITLRALRTLRECDLVAAEDTRRTGQLLRHFGIHKPVVSCFQFNEARRGVELVERLQRGEKVAVVTDAGTPGISDPGERLVRRVLDAGLRVESVPGPCALVAALTASGLPTDEFHFVGFLPHKSGQRRKRLESLREVAGTVVLYESPFRMERLLGELAELFAARQVVIAREVTKKFEEFLRGTPAHLLAVTRARKLKGEFVVLIGAAAPAADTAAGQRDTTD; encoded by the coding sequence ATGACGACCCCCGAGCCACCTTCGCTTCCACCGCTTTCAGGCGGCACGCTGTATCTCGTCGCGACTCCCATCGGCAACCTGGAGGACATCACGCTGCGCGCGCTTCGCACCCTGCGCGAGTGCGACCTCGTCGCGGCGGAGGACACGCGGAGGACGGGCCAGTTGTTGCGCCACTTCGGGATCCACAAGCCGGTGGTGAGCTGCTTCCAGTTCAACGAGGCGCGGCGAGGCGTGGAACTTGTCGAGCGGTTGCAACGCGGCGAAAAGGTTGCGGTCGTCACGGACGCGGGCACGCCGGGCATCAGCGATCCCGGTGAGCGCCTCGTGCGGCGCGTTCTCGACGCGGGCTTGCGCGTGGAATCCGTTCCCGGCCCGTGCGCGCTGGTCGCCGCACTCACGGCGAGCGGACTTCCGACGGACGAGTTCCATTTCGTGGGCTTCCTGCCGCACAAGTCGGGTCAGCGCCGCAAGCGGCTCGAATCGCTCCGCGAAGTCGCCGGCACCGTCGTGCTTTACGAGTCGCCGTTCCGGATGGAGAGATTGCTCGGCGAACTCGCGGAGTTGTTCGCCGCGAGGCAGGTCGTCATCGCCCGCGAGGTGACCAAGAAGTTCGAGGAGTTTCTGCGCGGGACGCCCGCGCACCTGCTCGCCGTCACGAGGGCGCGCAAGCTGAAGGGTGAATTCGTGGTGTTGATTGGCGCGGCGGCGCCCGCTGCGGACACTGCGGCCGGCCAGCGCGACACCACGGATTGA
- a CDS encoding TIGR00282 family metallophosphoesterase, producing MKLLFLGDIVGEPGRKAVAAIVPGLRRRHSVHCVIANGENSAGGSGITPETAAEIFSGGVDIITSGDHLWDQKDVSQLLVHEPRFIRPLNYPAGTPGQGSTVFQSNGCAPVGVMNLQGRVFMPDLDNPFRRVKPELERLREITPVILVDFHAEATSEKIAFARMLDGQVSAVVGTHTHVQTADEQIFAGGTAFLCDAGFTGAHESVLGREIEPVLFRFLTNQPQRLAVAKGRVLLQGALIEVDEQTGKAVRIERVSEPLPAACGG from the coding sequence GTGAAGCTCCTCTTTCTCGGCGACATCGTCGGAGAACCCGGGCGGAAGGCCGTCGCGGCGATTGTGCCCGGCTTGCGCCGCAGGCACAGCGTCCATTGCGTCATCGCGAACGGCGAGAACTCCGCGGGCGGCTCCGGCATCACGCCGGAGACGGCGGCGGAGATCTTCTCGGGGGGTGTGGATATCATCACGTCGGGCGATCATCTTTGGGATCAAAAGGACGTTTCGCAATTGCTGGTGCACGAGCCGCGGTTCATCCGGCCGCTCAATTATCCGGCGGGCACCCCGGGGCAGGGGAGCACGGTCTTCCAGTCCAACGGCTGCGCGCCGGTCGGGGTGATGAATTTGCAGGGCCGGGTGTTCATGCCGGACCTGGACAATCCGTTCCGCCGCGTGAAGCCCGAGCTGGAGCGGTTGCGCGAAATCACCCCGGTGATCCTCGTCGATTTCCATGCCGAGGCCACGAGCGAGAAGATTGCGTTCGCGCGCATGCTCGACGGGCAGGTGAGCGCGGTCGTGGGCACGCACACGCACGTGCAGACGGCGGACGAGCAGATTTTCGCCGGCGGCACGGCGTTCCTGTGCGATGCGGGTTTCACGGGCGCGCACGAGAGCGTGCTCGGACGTGAGATCGAGCCGGTGCTGTTCCGGTTCCTCACGAATCAACCGCAGCGCCTCGCCGTCGCGAAAGGCCGCGTGCTGCTTCAAGGCGCGCTGATCGAGGTGGACGAGCAGACCGGCAAGGCGGTGCGCATCGAGCGCGTGTCCGAACCGCTGCCGGCCGCGTGCGGCGGATGA
- a CDS encoding HupE/UreJ family protein, translated as MRGLALLTCLWLVLRACDAFAHRPGESYLNLRLDDDRVSGQLDLSLRDLEATIGLDTDRDGAVTWAELQSRERAIGAYALSRLKLRVNGIELSCVITNHQVAQFPDGIYAVVAFEAQGFRRPRELDLEYRMFFDRLPLHRGLVNIAWGERELVSIASPANSRQHFDLADAGLAREFLDFGREGVWHIWLGFDHVLFLVALLLPSVLRREGRAWRSVTEFKPAFWNVVRIVTAFTIAHSITLTLAALDVVRPPSRLVESLIAASVILAAVNNLKPMVSERAWLVAFGFGLVHGFGFANVLGDFGLKSGALLVPLSGFNLGVEAGQLAIVGLFVPVAFLLRGSWFYQGLVVRAGSACVAVIAALWLVQRILDVPFMPF; from the coding sequence ATGCGTGGATTGGCACTACTCACCTGTCTCTGGCTCGTGCTCCGGGCGTGCGACGCGTTCGCTCATCGACCGGGCGAAAGCTACCTGAACCTCCGGCTCGACGACGACCGTGTGTCCGGCCAGCTCGACCTGTCCTTGCGCGACCTGGAGGCGACCATCGGACTCGACACGGACCGGGACGGGGCGGTGACTTGGGCGGAACTTCAAAGCCGCGAACGCGCGATCGGGGCTTATGCGCTTTCCCGGCTCAAGCTGCGCGTCAATGGCATCGAGTTGTCGTGCGTCATCACCAATCATCAGGTGGCGCAGTTTCCCGACGGCATCTACGCGGTGGTCGCCTTCGAGGCGCAGGGGTTCCGCCGGCCGCGCGAACTCGACCTCGAATACCGGATGTTCTTCGACCGGTTGCCGCTCCATCGCGGACTCGTCAACATCGCGTGGGGCGAGCGCGAACTGGTCAGCATCGCGAGTCCGGCCAACTCCCGCCAGCACTTCGACCTCGCGGACGCGGGGCTGGCGCGCGAGTTCCTCGACTTCGGACGCGAAGGCGTGTGGCACATCTGGCTGGGGTTTGACCACGTGCTGTTTCTCGTGGCGCTGCTGCTCCCGAGCGTGCTCCGGCGCGAGGGCCGCGCGTGGCGCTCCGTGACGGAGTTCAAGCCCGCCTTCTGGAACGTGGTGAGGATTGTCACTGCGTTCACCATCGCGCATTCCATCACGCTCACCCTTGCCGCGCTCGACGTGGTGCGGCCCCCGTCGCGCTTGGTGGAGTCGCTCATCGCCGCGTCGGTCATCCTTGCCGCCGTCAACAATCTCAAGCCCATGGTCAGCGAGCGCGCGTGGCTGGTGGCGTTCGGCTTCGGCCTGGTGCACGGCTTCGGTTTCGCCAATGTGCTGGGTGACTTCGGCCTCAAGTCCGGCGCGCTCCTCGTTCCCCTGTCAGGGTTCAACCTCGGCGTGGAAGCCGGCCAGCTTGCCATCGTCGGCCTGTTCGTCCCCGTCGCGTTCTTGCTGCGCGGCTCGTGGTTTTATCAAGGGCTCGTCGTGCGGGCTGGCTCGGCGTGTGTCGCGGTGATCGCAGCGCTCTGGCTTGTGCAGCGGATCCTCGACGTGCCGTTCATGCCCTTCTGA
- the xseA gene encoding exodeoxyribonuclease VII large subunit has product MPKPAQSQWDFGELFPQEQARTVLSVSELTGQIKHLLEKQVGRVAVSGEVTSFRAQASGHCYFTLKDAAAQLACVLFRGGATAQRGLLRDGAKVVLRGEVSVYEARGQYQLIVRAVELQGVGALQQAFERLKAKLAAEGLFAQERKRPIPRFPQRIGLVTSPTGAAIRDVLHVIGRRQPGLEIILAPCRVQGDGAGGEVAAAVRLLSEWAAGAGSQTPRLDLILVTRGGGSIEDLWAFNEEVVARAIAESAVPVVSAIGHEVDFTIADFVADLRAATPSAAAELITEGAFASREFVAGAAAELGRLARRATGDAREDLDELAHRLGLAHPRRRVHEGLQRLDDAVLALGRTARQRREQGHGAVREMNGRLTRMRPRGAVAQRRQRVAEWARRLDDLARRGLERARERQSSAEARLRLLAPGHVLARGYSITMDASTGRALRDASEVRAGQKLTTRLKTGEIRSTADGRPSAGPAT; this is encoded by the coding sequence ATGCCCAAGCCCGCCCAATCGCAATGGGACTTCGGCGAACTGTTCCCGCAGGAACAGGCGCGCACGGTGTTGTCCGTCTCCGAACTCACCGGCCAGATCAAGCACTTGCTTGAGAAACAGGTCGGGCGCGTCGCGGTGTCCGGCGAGGTCACCAGCTTCCGCGCGCAGGCCTCCGGGCACTGCTACTTCACGCTCAAGGACGCCGCCGCGCAGCTTGCCTGCGTGCTCTTCCGCGGTGGGGCCACCGCGCAACGCGGCTTGTTGCGCGACGGCGCGAAGGTGGTGCTGCGCGGCGAAGTGTCCGTGTATGAGGCGCGCGGACAGTATCAGCTCATCGTGCGCGCGGTTGAGTTGCAGGGCGTCGGCGCGCTGCAACAGGCGTTCGAGCGGTTGAAGGCGAAGCTCGCCGCCGAGGGGCTCTTCGCGCAGGAACGCAAGCGGCCCATCCCGCGATTCCCCCAGCGCATCGGGCTCGTCACGTCGCCGACGGGTGCGGCCATCCGCGATGTGCTCCATGTGATCGGCCGCCGGCAGCCGGGGCTCGAAATCATCCTCGCGCCTTGCCGGGTGCAAGGCGACGGCGCGGGAGGAGAAGTCGCTGCGGCGGTTCGGTTGTTGAGCGAGTGGGCGGCTGGCGCAGGATCGCAGACGCCGCGCCTCGACCTCATCCTCGTGACCCGTGGCGGCGGGTCGATCGAGGATCTGTGGGCGTTCAACGAGGAAGTCGTCGCGCGCGCCATCGCGGAATCAGCGGTGCCGGTCGTGTCCGCGATCGGGCACGAGGTCGATTTCACCATCGCGGACTTCGTCGCTGACCTGCGGGCGGCGACGCCGAGCGCGGCGGCGGAGCTGATCACGGAAGGCGCGTTCGCGAGCCGGGAATTTGTCGCGGGCGCAGCCGCGGAACTCGGCCGACTCGCCCGGCGCGCCACCGGGGACGCGCGCGAGGACCTCGATGAACTGGCGCACCGGCTTGGGTTGGCGCATCCGAGACGGCGCGTGCATGAGGGCTTGCAGCGGCTCGACGATGCGGTTCTCGCCCTTGGCCGGACTGCGCGCCAGCGTCGCGAGCAGGGGCACGGGGCGGTCCGCGAGATGAACGGACGCTTGACGCGGATGCGTCCGCGCGGGGCCGTCGCACAGCGCCGCCAGCGTGTCGCGGAATGGGCGCGGCGTCTCGACGACCTGGCGCGACGCGGGCTCGAACGGGCGCGGGAACGGCAGTCCTCCGCCGAAGCCCGGCTTCGCCTGCTCGCGCCCGGGCACGTGCTTGCGCGCGGTTACTCGATCACGATGGATGCCTCGACCGGCCGCGCGTTGCGCGATGCCAGCGAAGTGCGCGCCGGACAGAAGCTCACGACCCGGCTCAAGACCGGTGAAATCCGCAGCACGGCGGACGGGCGCCCGTCGGCCGGCCCTGCGACGTGA
- a CDS encoding cytochrome-c peroxidase gives MCGFDPLRRHHASGSLALALVASLGAAVLLSRARDATPASPPLPRDSLPAVMEREKIPRGLDAPRPVPADNPMELDRVQLGRKLFFDPMLSRDRTVACASCHDPARGFASADPVAIGIEGRRGRRNAPSLLNRAYAKSLFWDGREATLESQALKPIEDALEMGNTVAEVVKRLRADGAYAASFTRAFGGEPDAANLAKALAAFQRTLVIGGSRIDAFRAGDVAQVSEQERHGFWVWESKGGCWRCHSGANFTDEQFHNTGVSAGREPADPGRSAVTGLGADRGKFKTPSLRGVAWTAPFMHDGSIATLEEVVEFYNRGGRANPNLDAAVKPLGLNAEEVQSLVAFLKALSEGDGPAGTLKLPADKPALAPGKDGKPSP, from the coding sequence ATGTGTGGGTTCGACCCCCTCCGCCGGCACCACGCCTCGGGCTCACTCGCTCTCGCGCTCGTCGCGAGTCTTGGAGCCGCTGTCCTGCTGTCGCGTGCCCGCGACGCGACTCCTGCGTCACCGCCGCTTCCGAGGGACTCGCTTCCGGCGGTGATGGAACGCGAGAAGATTCCCCGCGGCCTCGATGCACCACGTCCTGTCCCCGCGGACAACCCGATGGAACTCGACCGCGTGCAACTCGGCCGGAAGCTCTTTTTTGACCCGATGCTCTCGCGGGACCGGACGGTTGCGTGCGCGAGTTGTCACGACCCGGCGCGCGGGTTCGCGAGTGCCGATCCGGTCGCCATCGGGATCGAGGGCAGGAGGGGCCGGCGCAACGCGCCGTCGTTGCTCAACCGCGCCTACGCGAAGAGCCTCTTTTGGGACGGACGCGAGGCGACGCTCGAATCTCAAGCGCTCAAGCCCATCGAGGACGCGCTCGAAATGGGCAACACCGTCGCCGAGGTGGTGAAACGTCTGCGCGCGGATGGCGCGTATGCCGCGAGTTTCACGAGGGCGTTCGGCGGGGAACCGGATGCGGCGAACTTAGCGAAAGCCCTCGCTGCGTTTCAACGGACGCTTGTCATCGGCGGCAGCCGCATTGACGCGTTTCGCGCGGGAGACGTGGCGCAGGTCAGCGAGCAGGAGCGGCACGGGTTCTGGGTGTGGGAGAGCAAGGGCGGCTGCTGGCGCTGTCATTCGGGGGCGAATTTCACCGACGAACAATTCCACAACACCGGCGTGAGCGCCGGTCGAGAGCCTGCGGATCCCGGCCGCTCGGCCGTCACGGGACTCGGAGCCGACCGCGGCAAGTTCAAGACGCCGTCCCTGCGCGGCGTGGCGTGGACGGCGCCCTTCATGCATGACGGCAGCATCGCGACGCTTGAAGAGGTCGTGGAGTTTTACAACCGCGGCGGAAGGGCGAACCCGAATCTTGATGCCGCGGTGAAGCCACTCGGCTTGAACGCGGAGGAGGTTCAGAGCCTTGTCGCCTTCCTCAAGGCGCTGTCCGAGGGCGATGGTCCCGCGGGAACGCTCAAGCTCCCGGCGGACAAGCCAGCACTAGCGCCGGGCAAGGACGGCAAGCCGTCGCCGTGA
- a CDS encoding tRNA-dihydrouridine synthase family protein — MQDVTDLAFMRVLARRGGPDVFFTEYFRVHPTSSLEKPILRSITENTTGKPVVAQMIGNDIPGLVRTARELQQYAVAGIDLNLGCPAPVVYKKCAGGGLLREPARVDAILGALRDAVAVKFSVKTRIGFDDPRVFDELLPIFARHSLDLLTVHARTVREMYRSEVHYDYIARAVDAMPCAVLANGNVHSAAKAEAVLRDTGARGLMIGRGAIRNPWLFRQVREHLRGEPVFVPRGRDVLGYVRELHEATFIAGSTDFGHVTHLKRHMNFLGLGVEPSGEFLHQIRRVTTSPEFFRVCETFLDHDQTMPLEPFDLALKPADVLAGEHG, encoded by the coding sequence ATGCAGGATGTGACCGACCTCGCCTTCATGCGCGTCCTCGCGCGCCGCGGCGGGCCCGATGTGTTCTTCACCGAGTATTTCCGTGTGCATCCCACGTCGTCGCTGGAGAAACCCATCCTCCGCTCGATCACCGAGAACACCACCGGCAAACCCGTCGTCGCGCAGATGATTGGCAATGACATCCCCGGGCTTGTCCGCACCGCGCGCGAGTTGCAGCAATACGCCGTCGCCGGCATCGACCTGAACCTCGGCTGCCCGGCGCCCGTGGTTTACAAGAAGTGCGCGGGCGGCGGCCTGCTTCGCGAACCCGCGCGCGTTGACGCGATCCTCGGCGCGCTGCGCGACGCGGTCGCCGTGAAGTTCTCCGTCAAGACGCGCATCGGCTTCGACGACCCGCGCGTGTTCGACGAACTGCTGCCCATCTTCGCGAGGCACTCGCTCGACCTGCTCACCGTCCACGCGCGCACGGTGCGCGAGATGTATCGGAGCGAAGTCCACTACGACTACATCGCGCGCGCAGTGGATGCCATGCCCTGTGCCGTGCTCGCGAACGGAAACGTCCACTCGGCCGCGAAGGCCGAAGCCGTCTTGCGCGACACCGGCGCGCGCGGGTTGATGATCGGCCGCGGCGCCATCCGCAACCCGTGGCTGTTCCGGCAGGTGCGTGAGCACCTGCGTGGCGAACCCGTGTTCGTGCCACGCGGCCGGGACGTGCTCGGCTACGTGCGCGAGTTGCACGAGGCCACCTTCATCGCGGGCTCGACCGACTTCGGCCACGTCACGCACCTCAAGCGCCACATGAACTTCCTCGGCCTCGGCGTCGAGCCGTCCGGCGAATTCCTCCACCAAATCCGGCGCGTGACAACCTCCCCGGAGTTCTTCCGCGTTTGCGAGACTTTCCTCGACCACGACCAGACGATGCCGCTTGAGCCCTTCGATCTCGCGCTCAAGCCCGCGGACGTCCTCGCCGGCGAACACGGGTAG
- the ychF gene encoding redox-regulated ATPase YchF has protein sequence MLKAGIVGLPNVGKSTLFNAVTRSRKAEAANYPFCTIEPNVGIVTVPDPRLEPLSKVAKTSVIVPAAIEFVDIAGLVKGASEGEGLGNKFLTHIREVDALVQVVRCFEDADIHHVTGAIDPVRDIEIITTELVLADLETVTKRREKIARDVKRGDKAAAAEDAVLAKIEPHLNAGRPANLLELPPEEKRIAAGVFLLSAKPVIYAANVKESELASADTHPHVAKVRDYARTHHDCETVVISAQIESDLAELPPDEARAYLAELGVAESGVGQLIHSTYHLLGLRTYLTAGEKEVRAWTIHAGDTAPKAAGVIHSDFERGFIKAETVAYDDLLKCGSIAAAREKGLYRMEGKDYVVQDGDVILFKFNV, from the coding sequence ATGTTGAAGGCCGGCATCGTCGGCTTGCCCAATGTCGGCAAGTCCACCCTGTTCAACGCCGTCACCCGCTCGCGCAAGGCGGAGGCCGCGAACTATCCCTTCTGCACCATCGAGCCCAACGTCGGCATCGTCACCGTGCCGGACCCGCGCCTCGAGCCGCTCTCGAAGGTTGCGAAGACCAGCGTCATCGTTCCCGCCGCGATCGAGTTCGTGGACATCGCGGGGCTCGTCAAGGGCGCGTCCGAGGGCGAGGGGCTCGGCAACAAGTTCCTCACGCACATCCGCGAGGTGGACGCCCTTGTCCAGGTCGTGCGGTGCTTCGAGGACGCCGACATCCACCACGTGACCGGCGCGATCGACCCGGTGCGCGACATCGAGATCATCACGACCGAGCTCGTGCTCGCCGATTTGGAGACCGTGACCAAACGCCGCGAGAAGATCGCGCGCGATGTGAAGCGCGGCGACAAGGCCGCCGCCGCCGAGGACGCGGTGCTCGCGAAAATCGAGCCGCACTTGAATGCCGGCCGGCCCGCGAACCTGCTCGAACTTCCGCCCGAGGAGAAGCGCATCGCCGCGGGCGTCTTCCTGCTCAGCGCCAAGCCCGTGATTTACGCCGCCAATGTGAAGGAATCCGAGCTTGCATCCGCCGACACCCATCCGCATGTCGCGAAAGTGCGCGACTACGCGCGGACGCACCACGACTGCGAAACGGTCGTGATCAGCGCGCAAATCGAGAGCGACCTTGCCGAGCTGCCGCCCGACGAGGCGCGCGCCTACCTCGCCGAGCTCGGCGTGGCGGAGAGCGGCGTGGGACAGCTCATCCACTCCACGTATCACCTGCTTGGGTTGCGCACGTATCTCACCGCCGGCGAGAAGGAAGTCCGCGCGTGGACCATTCACGCCGGCGACACGGCTCCGAAGGCCGCGGGCGTGATACACAGCGACTTCGAGCGCGGCTTCATCAAGGCCGAAACCGTGGCCTACGACGACTTGCTGAAGTGCGGCTCCATCGCCGCCGCGCGCGAGAAGGGCCTGTATCGGATGGAAGGCAAGGACTACGTGGTGCAGGACGGCGACGTGATCCTGTTCAAGTTCAACGTGTGA